Proteins found in one Panthera tigris isolate Pti1 chromosome B3, P.tigris_Pti1_mat1.1, whole genome shotgun sequence genomic segment:
- the CLN6 gene encoding ceroid-lipofuscinosis neuronal protein 6 isoform X2, producing MGWHDGNMQAPSPSLVLQRSAGTAPSRLMKLPAQLPSTLTSGSTSPCRTGFWTLAAPLPWWGNQGPESRRTCPGSPRKCVAPLSPKLVFPLEWFPLNKPSVGDYFHMAYNIITPFLLLKLIERSPRTLPRSMIYVSIITFVMGASIHLVGDSVNHRLLFSGYQHHLSVRENPIIKNLKPETLIDSFELLYYYDEYLGHSMWYIPFFLILFIYFSGCFTPTKAESSAPGVALLLVMPSGLYYWYLVTEGQIFLLFIFTFFAMLALVLHQKRKRLFLDSNGLFLFYSFALTLLLVALWVAWLWNDPVLRKKYPGVIYVPEPWAFYTLHVSSRH from the exons GCACAGCTCCGTCAAGGCTGATGAAGCTGCCGGCACAGCTCCCTTCCACTTTGACCTCTGGTTCTACTTCACCCTGCAGAACTGGGTTCTGGACTTTGGCCGCCCCATTGCCATG gtggggaaaccaaggcccagagagcagAAGGACTTGCCCGGGGTCACCCAGAAAGTGTGTGGCACCACTAAGTCCCAAG CTGGTGTTCCCTCTCGAATGGTTTCCGCTCAACAAGCCCAGCGTGGGGGACTACTTCCACATGGCCTACAACATCATCACGCCCTTCCTCCTGCTCAAG ctcatcgAGCGGTCCCCCCGCACCCTGCCACGCTCCATGATCTACGTCAGCATCATCACCTTTGTCATGGGGGCCAGCATCCACCTGGTGGGCGACTCCGTGAACCACCGCTTGCTCTTCAGTGGCTACCAGCACCACCTGTCTGTCCGTGAGAATCCCATCATCAAGAACCTCAAGCCGGAGACACTG ATCGATTCCTTTGAGCTGCTCTACTACTACGACGAGTACCTGGGCCACTCCATGTG GTATATCCctttcttcctcatcctcttcaTATACTTCAGTGGTTGTTTCACTCCCACCAAAGCCGAGAGTTCAGCGCCGGGGGTGGCCCTGCTCCTGGTGATGCCCAGTGGCCTGTACTATTG GTACCTGGTCACCGAGGGCCagatcttcctcctcttcatcttCACCTTCTTCGCCATGCTGGCCCTTGTCCTGCACCAGAAGCGGAAGCGCCTCTTCCTGGACAGCAACGGCCTCTTCCTCTTCTACTCCTTTGCGCTCACCCTCCTGCTTGTGGCACTGTGGGTCGCCTGGCTGTGGAATGACCCTGTACTCAGGAAGAAGTACCCGGGTGTCATCTACGTCCCTGAGCCCTGGGCCTTCTACACCCTCCACGTCAGCAGCCGACACTGA
- the CLN6 gene encoding ceroid-lipofuscinosis neuronal protein 6 isoform X4, whose protein sequence is MEAAARRRQHPGAAGGAGAQPGASFLQARHSSVKADEAAGTAPFHFDLWFYFTLQNWVLDFGRPIAMLVFPLEWFPLNKPSVGDYFHMAYNIITPFLLLKLIERSPRTLPRSMIYVSIITFVMGASIHLVGDSVNHRLLFSGYQHHLSVRENPIIKNLKPETLIDSFELLYYYDEYLGHSMWYIPFFLILFIYFSGCFTPTKAESSAPGVALLLVMPSGLYYWYLVTEGQIFLLFIFTFFAMLALVLHQKRKRLFLDSNGLFLFYSFALTLLLVALWVAWLWNDPVLRKKYPGVIYVPEPWAFYTLHVSSRH, encoded by the exons ATGGAGGCAGCGGCGCGGAGGCGGCAGCATCCGGGagcggcgggcggcgcgggcgcgCAGCCGGGCGCGTCCTTCCTGCAGGCCAG GCACAGCTCCGTCAAGGCTGATGAAGCTGCCGGCACAGCTCCCTTCCACTTTGACCTCTGGTTCTACTTCACCCTGCAGAACTGGGTTCTGGACTTTGGCCGCCCCATTGCCATG CTGGTGTTCCCTCTCGAATGGTTTCCGCTCAACAAGCCCAGCGTGGGGGACTACTTCCACATGGCCTACAACATCATCACGCCCTTCCTCCTGCTCAAG ctcatcgAGCGGTCCCCCCGCACCCTGCCACGCTCCATGATCTACGTCAGCATCATCACCTTTGTCATGGGGGCCAGCATCCACCTGGTGGGCGACTCCGTGAACCACCGCTTGCTCTTCAGTGGCTACCAGCACCACCTGTCTGTCCGTGAGAATCCCATCATCAAGAACCTCAAGCCGGAGACACTG ATCGATTCCTTTGAGCTGCTCTACTACTACGACGAGTACCTGGGCCACTCCATGTG GTATATCCctttcttcctcatcctcttcaTATACTTCAGTGGTTGTTTCACTCCCACCAAAGCCGAGAGTTCAGCGCCGGGGGTGGCCCTGCTCCTGGTGATGCCCAGTGGCCTGTACTATTG GTACCTGGTCACCGAGGGCCagatcttcctcctcttcatcttCACCTTCTTCGCCATGCTGGCCCTTGTCCTGCACCAGAAGCGGAAGCGCCTCTTCCTGGACAGCAACGGCCTCTTCCTCTTCTACTCCTTTGCGCTCACCCTCCTGCTTGTGGCACTGTGGGTCGCCTGGCTGTGGAATGACCCTGTACTCAGGAAGAAGTACCCGGGTGTCATCTACGTCCCTGAGCCCTGGGCCTTCTACACCCTCCACGTCAGCAGCCGACACTGA
- the CLN6 gene encoding ceroid-lipofuscinosis neuronal protein 6 isoform X5: MKLPAQLPSTLTSGSTSPCRTGFWTLAAPLPWWGNQGPESRRTCPGSPRKCVAPLSPKLVFPLEWFPLNKPSVGDYFHMAYNIITPFLLLKLIERSPRTLPRSMIYVSIITFVMGASIHLVGDSVNHRLLFSGYQHHLSVRENPIIKNLKPETLIDSFELLYYYDEYLGHSMWYIPFFLILFIYFSGCFTPTKAESSAPGVALLLVMPSGLYYWYLVTEGQIFLLFIFTFFAMLALVLHQKRKRLFLDSNGLFLFYSFALTLLLVALWVAWLWNDPVLRKKYPGVIYVPEPWAFYTLHVSSRH, from the exons ATGAAGCTGCCGGCACAGCTCCCTTCCACTTTGACCTCTGGTTCTACTTCACCCTGCAGAACTGGGTTCTGGACTTTGGCCGCCCCATTGCCATG gtggggaaaccaaggcccagagagcagAAGGACTTGCCCGGGGTCACCCAGAAAGTGTGTGGCACCACTAAGTCCCAAG CTGGTGTTCCCTCTCGAATGGTTTCCGCTCAACAAGCCCAGCGTGGGGGACTACTTCCACATGGCCTACAACATCATCACGCCCTTCCTCCTGCTCAAG ctcatcgAGCGGTCCCCCCGCACCCTGCCACGCTCCATGATCTACGTCAGCATCATCACCTTTGTCATGGGGGCCAGCATCCACCTGGTGGGCGACTCCGTGAACCACCGCTTGCTCTTCAGTGGCTACCAGCACCACCTGTCTGTCCGTGAGAATCCCATCATCAAGAACCTCAAGCCGGAGACACTG ATCGATTCCTTTGAGCTGCTCTACTACTACGACGAGTACCTGGGCCACTCCATGTG GTATATCCctttcttcctcatcctcttcaTATACTTCAGTGGTTGTTTCACTCCCACCAAAGCCGAGAGTTCAGCGCCGGGGGTGGCCCTGCTCCTGGTGATGCCCAGTGGCCTGTACTATTG GTACCTGGTCACCGAGGGCCagatcttcctcctcttcatcttCACCTTCTTCGCCATGCTGGCCCTTGTCCTGCACCAGAAGCGGAAGCGCCTCTTCCTGGACAGCAACGGCCTCTTCCTCTTCTACTCCTTTGCGCTCACCCTCCTGCTTGTGGCACTGTGGGTCGCCTGGCTGTGGAATGACCCTGTACTCAGGAAGAAGTACCCGGGTGTCATCTACGTCCCTGAGCCCTGGGCCTTCTACACCCTCCACGTCAGCAGCCGACACTGA
- the CLN6 gene encoding ceroid-lipofuscinosis neuronal protein 6 isoform X1 — protein sequence MGHLNSFKQESDKGWHDGNMQAPSPSLVLQRSAGTAPSRLMKLPAQLPSTLTSGSTSPCRTGFWTLAAPLPWWGNQGPESRRTCPGSPRKCVAPLSPKLVFPLEWFPLNKPSVGDYFHMAYNIITPFLLLKLIERSPRTLPRSMIYVSIITFVMGASIHLVGDSVNHRLLFSGYQHHLSVRENPIIKNLKPETLIDSFELLYYYDEYLGHSMWYIPFFLILFIYFSGCFTPTKAESSAPGVALLLVMPSGLYYWYLVTEGQIFLLFIFTFFAMLALVLHQKRKRLFLDSNGLFLFYSFALTLLLVALWVAWLWNDPVLRKKYPGVIYVPEPWAFYTLHVSSRH from the exons GCACAGCTCCGTCAAGGCTGATGAAGCTGCCGGCACAGCTCCCTTCCACTTTGACCTCTGGTTCTACTTCACCCTGCAGAACTGGGTTCTGGACTTTGGCCGCCCCATTGCCATG gtggggaaaccaaggcccagagagcagAAGGACTTGCCCGGGGTCACCCAGAAAGTGTGTGGCACCACTAAGTCCCAAG CTGGTGTTCCCTCTCGAATGGTTTCCGCTCAACAAGCCCAGCGTGGGGGACTACTTCCACATGGCCTACAACATCATCACGCCCTTCCTCCTGCTCAAG ctcatcgAGCGGTCCCCCCGCACCCTGCCACGCTCCATGATCTACGTCAGCATCATCACCTTTGTCATGGGGGCCAGCATCCACCTGGTGGGCGACTCCGTGAACCACCGCTTGCTCTTCAGTGGCTACCAGCACCACCTGTCTGTCCGTGAGAATCCCATCATCAAGAACCTCAAGCCGGAGACACTG ATCGATTCCTTTGAGCTGCTCTACTACTACGACGAGTACCTGGGCCACTCCATGTG GTATATCCctttcttcctcatcctcttcaTATACTTCAGTGGTTGTTTCACTCCCACCAAAGCCGAGAGTTCAGCGCCGGGGGTGGCCCTGCTCCTGGTGATGCCCAGTGGCCTGTACTATTG GTACCTGGTCACCGAGGGCCagatcttcctcctcttcatcttCACCTTCTTCGCCATGCTGGCCCTTGTCCTGCACCAGAAGCGGAAGCGCCTCTTCCTGGACAGCAACGGCCTCTTCCTCTTCTACTCCTTTGCGCTCACCCTCCTGCTTGTGGCACTGTGGGTCGCCTGGCTGTGGAATGACCCTGTACTCAGGAAGAAGTACCCGGGTGTCATCTACGTCCCTGAGCCCTGGGCCTTCTACACCCTCCACGTCAGCAGCCGACACTGA
- the CLN6 gene encoding ceroid-lipofuscinosis neuronal protein 6 isoform X3 → MQAPSPSLVLQRSAGTAPSRLMKLPAQLPSTLTSGSTSPCRTGFWTLAAPLPWWGNQGPESRRTCPGSPRKCVAPLSPKLVFPLEWFPLNKPSVGDYFHMAYNIITPFLLLKLIERSPRTLPRSMIYVSIITFVMGASIHLVGDSVNHRLLFSGYQHHLSVRENPIIKNLKPETLIDSFELLYYYDEYLGHSMWYIPFFLILFIYFSGCFTPTKAESSAPGVALLLVMPSGLYYWYLVTEGQIFLLFIFTFFAMLALVLHQKRKRLFLDSNGLFLFYSFALTLLLVALWVAWLWNDPVLRKKYPGVIYVPEPWAFYTLHVSSRH, encoded by the exons GCACAGCTCCGTCAAGGCTGATGAAGCTGCCGGCACAGCTCCCTTCCACTTTGACCTCTGGTTCTACTTCACCCTGCAGAACTGGGTTCTGGACTTTGGCCGCCCCATTGCCATG gtggggaaaccaaggcccagagagcagAAGGACTTGCCCGGGGTCACCCAGAAAGTGTGTGGCACCACTAAGTCCCAAG CTGGTGTTCCCTCTCGAATGGTTTCCGCTCAACAAGCCCAGCGTGGGGGACTACTTCCACATGGCCTACAACATCATCACGCCCTTCCTCCTGCTCAAG ctcatcgAGCGGTCCCCCCGCACCCTGCCACGCTCCATGATCTACGTCAGCATCATCACCTTTGTCATGGGGGCCAGCATCCACCTGGTGGGCGACTCCGTGAACCACCGCTTGCTCTTCAGTGGCTACCAGCACCACCTGTCTGTCCGTGAGAATCCCATCATCAAGAACCTCAAGCCGGAGACACTG ATCGATTCCTTTGAGCTGCTCTACTACTACGACGAGTACCTGGGCCACTCCATGTG GTATATCCctttcttcctcatcctcttcaTATACTTCAGTGGTTGTTTCACTCCCACCAAAGCCGAGAGTTCAGCGCCGGGGGTGGCCCTGCTCCTGGTGATGCCCAGTGGCCTGTACTATTG GTACCTGGTCACCGAGGGCCagatcttcctcctcttcatcttCACCTTCTTCGCCATGCTGGCCCTTGTCCTGCACCAGAAGCGGAAGCGCCTCTTCCTGGACAGCAACGGCCTCTTCCTCTTCTACTCCTTTGCGCTCACCCTCCTGCTTGTGGCACTGTGGGTCGCCTGGCTGTGGAATGACCCTGTACTCAGGAAGAAGTACCCGGGTGTCATCTACGTCCCTGAGCCCTGGGCCTTCTACACCCTCCACGTCAGCAGCCGACACTGA